In the genome of bacterium, the window GATGTTGGGAAGCGTCTCATAGGTGCGTTTCCCGTCCTTGTGGTGGACCTTGCGAAGATACAGGTGCGCGTCGCCATTGAACCATACGCCCACTTCGGCGGCGGACATGTCCATGTAGAGCCGTAGTTGGTGCTCGCCGTCCTTCCGCTCCTTCTTCTTGCACTCCACCACCATGAATAACTCGTCCTCGGTTTTTTTGGCCGAGTTGAACACGGCGATATCGACGGGGTAGGACTTCTCCTCGTCCGATGGGCGGATGCGGACCCGGTATTGGGGGCGGGTATAAATCTGGCTCTTTGCGTACCCGTAGTCCTCTACCAATCGCCGAGCGAAGATCTGGACGGCTTCAACTTCTTCCGGCGTTGCCCGGACTTGTGTTCCGCTCACGTAGTCCGAGACGAATCCCGCGCCAACGGCCGGCCCTGTTACATCGGCACCGCCAGGAATGGAAGAGGCCCCAGGAGTCGCAGTCTTTTTCGTCATGTCTCGCTTTCTACGCAGTACTTCATCGCCGTCTAACGCTCGGCACCAACTGAGGCGCGAAGCGCTGTCTGCTGAAGGCTGTTGTTAGCCCGCATGGCGGCCGTGTGGCTTGAAATTCAAGATCCTTTCTATGTACTGGCCTCGGGACTGCCCAGGTGCGCTGAACTCCTCCCAGACGTGAGGAGGACAAGCGGCGTAGTACCACTCCACGCCATTCGGAAACCGCACGTAGATTGTCTCGGTCTCCGGGTCGTATGCCTCGGCGACGATTCGTTTCGAACTGGTAACGGGAGTCCATTCAATCATTATTGGGTCTCATACGTACCGCGCCACGCCGCCAAGGCTGGTCCGACATCGGGCAGTAGGGGCTCCTGACGCCAAGGCTTCAGTGACGGATCCTCGGCTCGTGGCCACGGGTTTGGGTTGTCAAGACATGCGCGCGCCGGGAGGACAACGGCCTCACCGCTGATGATTGCCTCATGCGTACGCAGCGAGGGGAGAACCGCCGCTAGACCGGCAACCGCGTCCGGAAGTGCCGCCTTGATGGTGCCTTGGTCATCGGAATTCGACAGGCGAAGCGCGATAATAGTACCACACTGGGCCAACGCGGTCTTGGGCAGCTCCGTTGGGCGCTGGGTGACAAGTAGGAGCCCGATTCCGTACTTGCGTCCCTCTCGGGCGATTCGGTTCGCCGAGTTACGCGTCAGGGTGCTCGCGCCTTCACCTAGGTATCGGTGGGCTTCTTCCAACACGACAAGGACTGGGCTGGGGCGGCCGATACCAGGACCCTCCAGTACACCACGGAGCGACACCTCGAAGAGGAGATTGAGAACCACCCCGATCGCGACGTCGGCAGCCCCCGACGGAACGCCACTGAAATCAAGTACCGAAATGGGTTTCTCTTTTCCGATCCACTCCTGCATAACCTCGACGAGCGGATCGACCCCATGCGGATCGCCAGTCGGTTCCTGAAAGAAACGTAACTGCGGATCGAGTAGG includes:
- a CDS encoding KTSC domain-containing protein; amino-acid sequence: MIEWTPVTSSKRIVAEAYDPETETIYVRFPNGVEWYYAACPPHVWEEFSAPGQSRGQYIERILNFKPHGRHAG